From a region of the Ficedula albicollis isolate OC2 chromosome 1A, FicAlb1.5, whole genome shotgun sequence genome:
- the LOC101817188 gene encoding putative RNA-binding protein Luc7-like 2 isoform X3, producing MDLGECLKVHDLALRADYEIASKDQDFFFELDAMDHLQSFIADCDRRTEVAKKRLAETQEEISAEVAAKAERVHELNEEIGKLLAKVEQLGADGNVEESQKVMDEVEKARVKKREAEEVYRNSMPASSFQQQKLRVCEVCSAYLGLHDNDRRLADHFGGKLHLGFIEIREKLEELRRIVADKQEKRNQERLKRREEREREEREKLRRSRSHSKHAKRSRSRDRRRHRSRSASRERKRRTRSKSREKRHRHRSRSTSRSRSRSHHRSRHSSRERSRERSSKKRSSKERSSRDKERSRDRDRTSRDKDRSSRERSPRDFKDKKRSYESANGRSEEPRSSEEREAGEI from the exons ATGGACCTTGGAGAATGCCTCAAAGTGCATGACCTGGCATTAAGGGCAGACTATGAAATAGCATCCAAAGATCAAGATTTCTTCTTTGAGCTTGAT GCAATGGACCATCTGCAGTCATTTATTGCAGACTGTGACCGGCGAACAGAAGTGGCTAAGAAAAGACTAGCAGAAACTCAAGAAGAGATCAGCGCTGAAGTTGCAGCTAAA GCTGAAAGAGTTCATGAATTGAATGAAGAAATTGGGAAACTGTTGGCCAAAGTAGAACAGCTTGGAGCTGATGGGAATGTGGAAGAATCTCAAAAAGTAATGGATGAAGTGGAGAAGGCTCGGGtaaagaagagagaagcagaa gaaGTATACAGGAATTCTATGCCTGCCTCTagctttcagcagcaaaagctaCGGGTTTGTGAAGTGTGCTCAGCTTATCTTGGTCTTCATGACAATGACCGACGACTTGCTGATCACTTTGGAGGAAAACTACATTTGGGATTTATTGAAATAAGAGAGAAGCTTGAGGAACTCAGG aggATTGTCGCTGATAAACAGGAGAAACGAAATCAGGAACGTCTGAAACGtagagaggagagggaaagagaagaaagggagaaactAAGGAG gTCCAGATCCCACAGCAAGCATGCCAAAAG ATCCAGGTCCCGAGACCGCCGCAGACACCGCTCTCGCTCAGCCTCGCGGGAACGCAAGAGGAGGACTCGATCCAAATCCCGTGAGAAGCGCCACCGCCACCGGTCCCGCTCCACCAGCCGCAGCCGGAGCCGCAGCCATCATCgaagcaggcacagctccagggagaggaGCCGAGAACGCAGCTCCAAAAAGAG ATCCTCTAAAGAAAGATCTTCCAGAGACAAAGAGCGTTCAAGAGATCGCGATAGAACATCCCGTGACAAAGACAGAAGCTCGAGGGAGAGGTCGCCGCGGGATTTCAAGGACAAGAAACGTTCGTACGAAAGCGCTAACGGCCGATCGGAAGAGCCCAGGAGCTCAGAGGAGCGTGAAGCAGGGGAGATATAA
- the LOC101817188 gene encoding putative RNA-binding protein Luc7-like 2 isoform X1, translating into MPICLTHLFFSGDTTRQRIKFSDDRVCKSHLLNCCPHDVLSGTRMDLGECLKVHDLALRADYEIASKDQDFFFELDAMDHLQSFIADCDRRTEVAKKRLAETQEEISAEVAAKAERVHELNEEIGKLLAKVEQLGADGNVEESQKVMDEVEKARVKKREAEEVYRNSMPASSFQQQKLRVCEVCSAYLGLHDNDRRLADHFGGKLHLGFIEIREKLEELRRIVADKQEKRNQERLKRREEREREEREKLRRSRSHSKHAKRSRSRDRRRHRSRSASRERKRRTRSKSREKRHRHRSRSTSRSRSRSHHRSRHSSRERSRERSSKKRSSKERSSRDKERSRDRDRTSRDKDRSSRERSPRDFKDKKRSYESANGRSEEPRSSEEREAGEI; encoded by the exons ATGCCCATATGTTTgactcatctttttttttcag GTGACACAACCCGTCAGCGAATCAAATTCAGTGATGACCGAGTGTGCAAGAGCCACCTTCTCAACTGCTGCCCTCATGATGTGCTCTCTGGAACT AGAATGGACCTTGGAGAATGCCTCAAAGTGCATGACCTGGCATTAAGGGCAGACTATGAAATAGCATCCAAAGATCAAGATTTCTTCTTTGAGCTTGAT GCAATGGACCATCTGCAGTCATTTATTGCAGACTGTGACCGGCGAACAGAAGTGGCTAAGAAAAGACTAGCAGAAACTCAAGAAGAGATCAGCGCTGAAGTTGCAGCTAAA GCTGAAAGAGTTCATGAATTGAATGAAGAAATTGGGAAACTGTTGGCCAAAGTAGAACAGCTTGGAGCTGATGGGAATGTGGAAGAATCTCAAAAAGTAATGGATGAAGTGGAGAAGGCTCGGGtaaagaagagagaagcagaa gaaGTATACAGGAATTCTATGCCTGCCTCTagctttcagcagcaaaagctaCGGGTTTGTGAAGTGTGCTCAGCTTATCTTGGTCTTCATGACAATGACCGACGACTTGCTGATCACTTTGGAGGAAAACTACATTTGGGATTTATTGAAATAAGAGAGAAGCTTGAGGAACTCAGG aggATTGTCGCTGATAAACAGGAGAAACGAAATCAGGAACGTCTGAAACGtagagaggagagggaaagagaagaaagggagaaactAAGGAG gTCCAGATCCCACAGCAAGCATGCCAAAAG ATCCAGGTCCCGAGACCGCCGCAGACACCGCTCTCGCTCAGCCTCGCGGGAACGCAAGAGGAGGACTCGATCCAAATCCCGTGAGAAGCGCCACCGCCACCGGTCCCGCTCCACCAGCCGCAGCCGGAGCCGCAGCCATCATCgaagcaggcacagctccagggagaggaGCCGAGAACGCAGCTCCAAAAAGAG ATCCTCTAAAGAAAGATCTTCCAGAGACAAAGAGCGTTCAAGAGATCGCGATAGAACATCCCGTGACAAAGACAGAAGCTCGAGGGAGAGGTCGCCGCGGGATTTCAAGGACAAGAAACGTTCGTACGAAAGCGCTAACGGCCGATCGGAAGAGCCCAGGAGCTCAGAGGAGCGTGAAGCAGGGGAGATATAA
- the LOC101817780 gene encoding cytoglobin-like encodes MSLSEAEVQSARGAWEKIYVDAEDNGTAVLVRMFTEHPDTKSYFTHFKGMDSAEEMKQSDQVRGHGKKVFGAINDMVQHLDNSEAFLGILTPLGKKHASQLKIDPKNFRIICDIILQLMEEKFGGDCKASFEKVTNEICTHLNNIYKEEGW; translated from the exons ATGTCTCTCTCTGAAGCAGAGGTGCAAAGTGCCCGTGGTGCCTGGGAGAAGATTTATGTGGATGCTGAAGACAatgggacagctgtgctggtCAG GATGTTTACTGAGCACCCAGACACCAAGTCCTACTTCACACATTTCAAAGGCATGGACTCTGCCGAAGAGATGAAACAGTCAGATCAAGTCAGGGGCCATGGCAAGAAGGTTTTCGGTGCCATCAATGACATGGTGCAACACCTGGACAACTCTGAGGCTTTTCTTGGGATACTGACCCCACTTGGCAAGAAACATGCCAGCCAGCTGAAGATTGATCCCAAAAACTTCAGG ATTATCTGTGACATTATCTTACAATTGATGGAGGAGAAATTTGGTGGAGACTGCAAAGCTTCCTTTGAGAAGGTGACCAATGAAATCTGTACCCACCTGAACAATATCTACAAAGAGGAGGGTTGGTGA
- the LOC101817188 gene encoding putative RNA-binding protein Luc7-like 2 isoform X2 gives MPICLTHLFFSGDTTRQRIKFSDDRVCKSHLLNCCPHDVLSGTRMDLGECLKVHDLALRADYEIASKDQDFFFELDAMDHLQSFIADCDRRTEVAKKRLAETQEEISAEVAAKAERVHELNEEIGKLLAKVEQLGADGNVEESQKVMDEVEKARVKKREAEEVYRNSMPASSFQQQKLRVCEVCSAYLGLHDNDRRLADHFGGKLHLGFIEIREKLEELRRIVADKQEKRNQERLKRREEREREEREKLRRSRSRDRRRHRSRSASRERKRRTRSKSREKRHRHRSRSTSRSRSRSHHRSRHSSRERSRERSSKKRSSKERSSRDKERSRDRDRTSRDKDRSSRERSPRDFKDKKRSYESANGRSEEPRSSEEREAGEI, from the exons ATGCCCATATGTTTgactcatctttttttttcag GTGACACAACCCGTCAGCGAATCAAATTCAGTGATGACCGAGTGTGCAAGAGCCACCTTCTCAACTGCTGCCCTCATGATGTGCTCTCTGGAACT AGAATGGACCTTGGAGAATGCCTCAAAGTGCATGACCTGGCATTAAGGGCAGACTATGAAATAGCATCCAAAGATCAAGATTTCTTCTTTGAGCTTGAT GCAATGGACCATCTGCAGTCATTTATTGCAGACTGTGACCGGCGAACAGAAGTGGCTAAGAAAAGACTAGCAGAAACTCAAGAAGAGATCAGCGCTGAAGTTGCAGCTAAA GCTGAAAGAGTTCATGAATTGAATGAAGAAATTGGGAAACTGTTGGCCAAAGTAGAACAGCTTGGAGCTGATGGGAATGTGGAAGAATCTCAAAAAGTAATGGATGAAGTGGAGAAGGCTCGGGtaaagaagagagaagcagaa gaaGTATACAGGAATTCTATGCCTGCCTCTagctttcagcagcaaaagctaCGGGTTTGTGAAGTGTGCTCAGCTTATCTTGGTCTTCATGACAATGACCGACGACTTGCTGATCACTTTGGAGGAAAACTACATTTGGGATTTATTGAAATAAGAGAGAAGCTTGAGGAACTCAGG aggATTGTCGCTGATAAACAGGAGAAACGAAATCAGGAACGTCTGAAACGtagagaggagagggaaagagaagaaagggagaaactAAGGAG ATCCAGGTCCCGAGACCGCCGCAGACACCGCTCTCGCTCAGCCTCGCGGGAACGCAAGAGGAGGACTCGATCCAAATCCCGTGAGAAGCGCCACCGCCACCGGTCCCGCTCCACCAGCCGCAGCCGGAGCCGCAGCCATCATCgaagcaggcacagctccagggagaggaGCCGAGAACGCAGCTCCAAAAAGAG ATCCTCTAAAGAAAGATCTTCCAGAGACAAAGAGCGTTCAAGAGATCGCGATAGAACATCCCGTGACAAAGACAGAAGCTCGAGGGAGAGGTCGCCGCGGGATTTCAAGGACAAGAAACGTTCGTACGAAAGCGCTAACGGCCGATCGGAAGAGCCCAGGAGCTCAGAGGAGCGTGAAGCAGGGGAGATATAA